TTGTCCGGTGGTATTTGCCCAATGCGGAATTGTTTCTGCGTATTATCCGGATAGGCCCCGTTTACATCACTTATTATTCTTCGTCCTTGCAAAGCATGCCAAAGGTCCGTGTAAAATCTCCTTTGATCGGTTGCTGTTCCTCCTTCAATCTGAATTCTTCCCAACATTTTGTTCCATACCTGTTGAGATTGTTTCACAATTTCAGAAAAATCCCAGCCCGGCAGTTCTGTTTGTAAATTAAGCGATGCATTTTCGGCAGAGGTATATGAAATACCTACTTTCATGAGTACATTTTGTACTGAAGGTTTCAACAGAACCAGGTAATTGTGTGTTGCACTATCTTGTTCAATTCGAGTGATCGGGCTGTCCAGTTTAATTTTAAAATACAGGGTAAGGGGCTTTATACGTCGGTGTGTCGGAGCCATTACCAGGCTGCCGGAAAGTTCCTTGTTGTTATCTTTTTTTAGATATCCGGCAGTGTTCTTACATGGGCCTAAAAGGGTATTCAGGTTGAATAAAATCGCTTTTTGAATATCTTTTTCAGGAAAGGTATATTTATGAAAACCAACTCGATTGGTACTGGTTAACCCGGCTTTGATGTTATATCGGTTTAACACAACAGAATGATATCCCGGAGTAACGATCTCAGTTTTATGAGAAAAAGGAGAGTAAAAATCTGAAAATATTTTTGTGTTTTCTGTTTTATCTAATGTTACGGGCATGACTGATAAACCAGACATCTGCCAGGCATGTATGTGGCTGAATCCTTTAATGGTATCGGTTTGATACCGGTATCCACTGTTCCATGCTCCATTAATTTCAGTGTCGGGGCTCAGATTCACCATGCCAAACGGACGGCAGGCTGATGAGAAGAAGAACCACCTCGAATTTCTAGTGTCGAGTAGCGGATATACTTTATCAACAAATTCGTTAGAAGCAGTTTCCGGTATTTTTTCATTGCATGCCAATGCAAATAAACTTAAGAACAGAAGTTTGCTTCGTATTAAAAAGTTTGTTTTACTGAAATACATGCTGGCTTTATTAGACAGGAAGACTACAAGTCTCGCAATAGCGAATTAAAAGAGAATACAGGCAAGTGAAAAATACTTCGCCTATATTCTCATAACACTTAATGCTTATTGTTATTCGAGATATTATTCATAACCCGGATTTTGGGTAATAGAACCACCGCTATTATCAATTTCGGTCTGAGGTATCGGCCTGAGCAAATCGTGTTCGTCGATTGCATGGTTAAAAGCAACGTGTGGATTATGTGCCAAAGCACGTTCTATCAGTTTGCCGGTTCTTTTCAGGTCCATCCACCGGTTTACTTCTCCGGTTAATTCACGAGCTCTTTCATCCAGGATAAAGTCAAGATTAACATCATCAGGAGAAACAGGAGTTGTTAAACCGGCCCTTGCCCGCAGTGTGGTAAGATAACCAGCTGCAGTTGCCTTGTCGTTCATACCAAGGTAAGCTTCCGCAGCAATCAGATAAGCTTCACCACTTCTCATGATAACCATGTCCCTTTCTCCGTTGGAAGGTTGGTCAGGTTGTGTAAACGCTACATCCGGGTCGTCGAATTTTCTAAATATCGGATAGTGTACATTGGTAATTCCGTCACTTGTGAAGTATTCATCCGGATTGATAACCTTATAAGGTACCGCGGCTCTTTGGGCATCACTCCAGGCTACTTTGGGGAAATACATTGCAGTGTCTCCGACTTGAATGTTAACCGTTTCTCCGTTTAATGTAGTTGTTGCTTCTTTAGTAGCATACAGCACCCTGGAAAAGGTCGCTGCAGCACGTTGGTCGGCGTCGTCAAACAGGGAATAATAAAATGGAGTGGGCATCGGGCCAAGGCCTTGCACGGTTCTTGACAGGCCGGGATAATCGTAAAACCTGAATTTATACATCATGTGCTTTGAGTTACCCCAACCTCTGCTTACCGAGTTGGTACCGAACAGGTACGCAAATACCACTTCCGAATTACGTTGATTATTAATGCTAACCAAACTTGAAAAAGAAGGGACCAGCGGGTGATTGGCGATCACTATTTTGGCTAAC
This Prolixibacter sp. NT017 DNA region includes the following protein-coding sequences:
- a CDS encoding RagB/SusD family nutrient uptake outer membrane protein, coding for MKHTNYKILLLLLALSFFTASCTSFLNEKNYTSLSLETAASNPETFDQLVARVYELSREYTTYYTSDMYYSLEDLGTDVVTRGSLILGTSDLNDYVNLNSTNWTVSVYWTDQYAIIAAANTAIDNADVIEGIDDSTKTVGIGDAKFFRAMSYFNLVVNYGGVPLVVNQVTSAQKKYVRATEEQVYAQIISDLTDALSAVPEDPAQYGRVSKDAVRHLLSKVYLTRAYKSYAASDDFSNAAKLAKIVIANHPLVPSFSSLVSINNQRNSEVVFAYLFGTNSVSRGWGNSKHMMYKFRFYDYPGLSRTVQGLGPMPTPFYYSLFDDADQRAAATFSRVLYATKEATTTLNGETVNIQVGDTAMYFPKVAWSDAQRAAVPYKVINPDEYFTSDGITNVHYPIFRKFDDPDVAFTQPDQPSNGERDMVIMRSGEAYLIAAEAYLGMNDKATAAGYLTTLRARAGLTTPVSPDDVNLDFILDERARELTGEVNRWMDLKRTGKLIERALAHNPHVAFNHAIDEHDLLRPIPQTEIDNSGGSITQNPGYE